A part of Bacillus thuringiensis genomic DNA contains:
- a CDS encoding FtsX-like permease family protein, protein MTFWQFAFKNVTRNSRAYFAYFISSSFSIAVFFSFAVYLFHPKLQNFSMISEVSGLMMFSEVVIVLFSFFFLLYSIGSFLKVRKKQFGILTILGISKKQLHRLVFTENMLIGILSIFFGMQFGLVFSQFFLLVTAKITHLPGIYLYPPTNAFILTTIVFLSLFIVVSSFTPMLIRTKKTVHLLQANSGKQKVRKPSIFVSLFGAICLLGGYILAANPKYFFSINPQVGVIYMVSSIFVIPTLVTIGTYFFFSQISFLLIYILKKRRTFYMKRINMLWISDLASRIRTNINMLFIVAMLSTIAFTMITFLYGVGKFTKLEVTRSSPFPFSYFSYDANPFVDDHLNWLEQQLQKENFSYKKIKADLYETPLKEDKGITAYNDIYAMKQSDYNKLAASLRMKQLFMDENEAYVLTGNAYITLFSEFEPSYNRKSITLSSTNTILQVKGYEQVGAIPSNFSYQTLILPDVVVNNLPSTTKRVSAYNYNVQNWEKTYEIANGFMKKIQKDREAFQYEGPLIRSYESADSLYRITSGSAAYFLIGTFLGVIFFIGAGSVLYFRMYTDLTNEQEKYVAISKIGVTDAEMKKSATIQLSILFFVPYIMASIHTMFATKMLQDVIGLSLFKEISAVLIIFGVVEIVFFLFIRSLYMQKLSQYTNGQII, encoded by the coding sequence ATGACATTTTGGCAATTTGCATTTAAAAATGTAACGCGCAACTCAAGAGCTTATTTTGCTTACTTTATAAGCAGTTCCTTTTCGATTGCTGTTTTCTTTTCGTTCGCTGTTTATTTGTTTCATCCGAAATTACAAAATTTCAGTATGATCTCTGAAGTTTCAGGATTAATGATGTTTTCAGAAGTTGTTATTGTTTTGTTCTCGTTCTTTTTTCTACTCTATTCAATTGGATCGTTTTTAAAAGTTCGTAAAAAGCAATTTGGTATTTTAACTATTTTAGGTATATCAAAAAAACAATTACACCGACTCGTTTTCACTGAAAATATGTTAATTGGTATTTTATCTATCTTTTTCGGTATGCAGTTTGGACTTGTCTTTTCGCAGTTTTTCTTATTAGTAACAGCGAAAATTACACATCTACCAGGGATATATTTATATCCCCCTACGAATGCTTTCATTTTAACAACGATTGTGTTTCTTAGTCTCTTTATCGTTGTATCTTCATTTACACCGATGCTAATTCGTACGAAAAAAACAGTACATCTTTTACAAGCTAATAGTGGCAAACAAAAAGTAAGAAAACCATCCATATTCGTCTCTCTATTTGGTGCTATCTGTTTATTAGGTGGTTATATTTTAGCGGCAAACCCTAAATATTTCTTCTCAATAAATCCGCAAGTAGGCGTTATATATATGGTTTCAAGTATTTTTGTGATTCCAACACTCGTTACAATCGGAACATATTTTTTCTTTTCTCAAATTAGTTTCTTACTTATTTATATTTTAAAGAAAAGAAGAACGTTTTATATGAAACGGATTAATATGCTTTGGATTTCGGATTTAGCAAGCCGCATCCGAACGAATATTAATATGCTATTTATTGTAGCGATGCTATCTACAATTGCTTTCACAATGATTACGTTCCTATATGGAGTCGGAAAGTTTACAAAGCTAGAGGTTACGCGAAGCTCACCTTTTCCATTCTCTTATTTTTCTTATGACGCAAATCCTTTTGTGGACGATCATTTAAATTGGCTTGAACAACAATTGCAAAAAGAGAATTTCTCTTATAAAAAAATAAAGGCTGATTTATATGAAACACCACTGAAAGAAGATAAAGGTATAACAGCTTATAATGACATATATGCAATGAAACAAAGTGACTATAACAAACTTGCAGCTTCCTTACGAATGAAACAACTATTCATGGACGAAAATGAAGCATATGTCTTAACAGGTAATGCTTATATAACCTTATTCAGCGAGTTTGAGCCAAGTTACAATAGAAAGTCTATTACGCTTTCTAGCACAAATACGATATTACAAGTAAAGGGCTATGAACAAGTAGGGGCCATTCCCTCTAACTTTTCATATCAAACTTTAATTTTACCTGATGTTGTTGTAAACAACTTACCAAGTACAACAAAGCGTGTATCAGCGTACAATTATAACGTACAAAACTGGGAAAAGACGTATGAAATTGCTAATGGTTTTATGAAAAAAATACAAAAAGATCGAGAGGCATTCCAATACGAAGGCCCCCTTATACGCTCCTATGAATCAGCAGACTCATTATATAGAATTACATCAGGAAGTGCTGCATACTTCCTAATCGGGACATTCTTAGGTGTCATTTTCTTTATTGGAGCAGGTAGCGTTCTTTATTTCAGAATGTATACGGATTTAACGAACGAACAAGAAAAATATGTAGCAATTTCAAAAATTGGTGTAACAGATGCAGAGATGAAAAAATCTGCAACCATTCAACTTAGTATTTTATTTTTCGTTCCGTACATTATGGCATCCATTCATACAATGTTCGCAACGAAAATGCTACAAGATGTAATTGGTTTATCTCTGTTCAAAGAAATTTCAGCTGTTCTTATTATTTTTGGCGTCGTTGAAATTGTATTTTTCTTATTCATTCGTTCGCTTTATATGCAAAAATTATCACAGTATACGAATGGACAAATTATTTAA
- a CDS encoding ABC transporter permease, with product MTFWQFAFKNVTRNARAYFAYFVSSAFSIAIFFSFAVYLFHPKLHMTDVNYSLNILMTISEVVIVFFSFFFLLYSIGTFLKVRKKQFGILTVLGISQKQLKRLIFIENMLIGALSIFFGIQLGVVFSQFFLLVTAKITHVPGLYLYPPTSAIVLTIIIFLGLFILVSSFTPMLIRTRKAVRLLKEGKQQKERKASVLISLFGATCLISGYALAANPLYFMSLGDIIGLLYAVSSIFVIPSLIAAGTYFFFSQISFLLIRILKTRRKFYMKRINMLWISDLAARIRTNINMLFIVAMLSTLAFTMITFLYGFGKFTKFDEIRKNPFPFTYLSHTENTLADEHLNWLEQKFNEEHFTYTKFKTDIYEVSSAEDTTQLYYAIKQSDYNVLAKALNWETLTVNKNESYILMKDLDDQVIGTLHNQEKKNTLTLTQNNLQLQVKEYKGYNPFPNRLIYQLLILSDENVEALSTVSKQMSVYSFKVYDWEKAHNIGSAFTTKIYNESDAIKAEHPPFHASEASDSLYKAKLNVASFFLIGTFLGVIFFIGAGSVLYFRMYTDLTNEQEKYVTITKIGLTAAEMKRSATIQLAILFFVPYIMASIHTMFATKMLQDILHLSFFAEITVVLMIFGTVEILFFLLIRSFYMQKLSQHIKF from the coding sequence ATGACATTTTGGCAGTTTGCATTTAAAAACGTGACGCGGAACGCCAGAGCTTATTTCGCCTATTTTGTAAGCAGTGCGTTCTCCATCGCAATCTTTTTCTCATTTGCAGTTTATTTATTTCATCCTAAATTGCATATGACAGACGTGAATTATTCTCTGAACATATTAATGACAATTTCAGAAGTTGTCATTGTGTTCTTTTCATTTTTCTTTTTACTGTATTCAATCGGTACGTTTTTAAAAGTACGAAAAAAACAGTTCGGGATTTTAACAGTACTTGGCATATCTCAAAAACAATTAAAACGACTCATATTTATAGAAAATATGTTAATTGGTGCTCTTTCTATATTTTTTGGCATTCAACTTGGAGTCGTCTTTTCACAGTTCTTTTTATTAGTTACCGCCAAAATTACACACGTACCTGGTTTATATTTATATCCGCCTACAAGTGCTATCGTTTTAACTATCATCATCTTTCTTGGGCTCTTCATTCTCGTATCATCTTTTACACCGATGCTCATTCGTACGAGAAAAGCTGTACGACTTTTAAAAGAAGGAAAACAACAAAAAGAAAGAAAAGCATCCGTGCTCATCTCTCTATTTGGTGCGACGTGTTTAATATCTGGATATGCGTTAGCCGCAAATCCGCTGTATTTTATGTCGCTAGGTGACATCATTGGGCTTTTATATGCCGTCTCTAGTATATTTGTCATTCCATCGCTTATTGCAGCTGGAACATACTTTTTCTTTTCACAAATTAGTTTTTTACTTATTCGTATTTTAAAAACTCGAAGAAAGTTTTATATGAAACGAATTAATATGCTTTGGATTTCGGATTTAGCAGCGCGCATTCGGACAAACATTAACATGCTTTTTATTGTAGCGATGCTATCGACGCTCGCTTTTACAATGATTACATTCTTATATGGATTCGGTAAGTTTACAAAATTTGATGAAATTAGGAAAAATCCTTTCCCGTTTACTTATTTATCTCATACTGAAAATACGTTAGCTGATGAACATTTAAACTGGTTAGAACAAAAATTTAATGAAGAGCACTTTACTTATACAAAATTTAAAACGGATATATATGAAGTATCTTCAGCTGAAGATACCACGCAGCTCTATTATGCCATTAAACAAAGTGACTATAATGTACTTGCTAAGGCTTTAAATTGGGAAACACTCACGGTGAATAAGAATGAATCTTATATTCTTATGAAAGACTTAGATGATCAGGTTATTGGAACGCTTCATAATCAAGAAAAGAAAAATACTCTTACACTTACTCAAAACAATTTACAACTACAAGTGAAAGAATATAAAGGTTATAACCCATTCCCAAATCGCTTAATATACCAATTGCTCATACTATCTGATGAAAATGTAGAAGCATTATCCACCGTTTCAAAACAAATGAGTGTATATAGCTTTAAAGTTTACGATTGGGAAAAAGCACATAACATCGGTTCGGCATTTACAACAAAAATTTATAATGAAAGTGACGCGATCAAAGCAGAGCATCCTCCTTTCCACGCAAGTGAAGCGAGTGATTCTCTATATAAAGCAAAATTAAATGTCGCTTCGTTCTTCTTAATTGGTACTTTCCTAGGAGTTATTTTCTTTATCGGTGCTGGTAGTGTTCTTTACTTCCGAATGTATACAGATTTAACAAATGAGCAAGAAAAGTATGTAACGATTACAAAAATTGGTTTAACAGCAGCTGAGATGAAACGTTCAGCGACAATTCAGCTTGCTATTTTATTCTTTGTTCCATACATTATGGCATCGATCCATACGATGTTTGCCACAAAGATGCTACAAGACATATTACATCTCTCGTTCTTCGCTGAAATTACAGTCGTACTTATGATTTTTGGAACAGTTGAAATTTTATTTTTCCTTTTAATTCGTTCCTTTTATATGCAAAAATTATCACAGCACATTAAGTTTTAA
- a CDS encoding ABC transporter ATP-binding protein: MEEVLHIKNVSKVYEGKVPHTALKNINLHVDKGEFVAIMGPSGSGKSTFLNVISTIDSPTSGDVVINGKKPHTFRREKLAIFRRQELGFVFQNFNLLDTLTIGENIVLPLTLDNVPLKEMDEKLDHISKKLGIDHILDKRIFEVSGGQAQRTAVARAVIHHPSLLLADEPTGNLDSKAAIDVMELFTKLNKEEDATILMVTHDPFAASYCNRVIFIKDGELYNELHRGLYREKFYQEILDVLALLGGRRG, from the coding sequence ATGGAAGAAGTATTACACATCAAAAACGTCTCAAAAGTGTATGAGGGGAAAGTCCCCCATACCGCTTTAAAAAATATAAATTTACATGTAGATAAAGGTGAGTTTGTTGCAATTATGGGGCCGTCTGGGAGCGGGAAATCTACGTTTTTAAACGTTATTTCCACAATTGATTCTCCTACTTCTGGTGATGTCGTTATTAACGGAAAAAAACCGCATACATTTCGTAGAGAAAAGTTAGCTATTTTCCGCCGACAAGAGTTAGGATTTGTTTTCCAAAACTTTAACCTACTAGATACACTAACAATCGGCGAAAATATCGTACTACCTTTAACATTAGATAATGTTCCATTAAAAGAAATGGACGAAAAGCTTGATCACATTTCAAAAAAACTTGGAATTGATCATATTTTAGACAAGCGTATTTTTGAAGTTTCTGGGGGACAAGCACAGCGTACCGCAGTAGCACGTGCTGTGATTCATCATCCGTCTCTTTTACTAGCTGATGAACCGACAGGAAACTTGGACTCAAAAGCAGCTATTGATGTAATGGAGTTATTTACGAAGTTAAACAAAGAAGAAGATGCAACAATTTTAATGGTTACACACGATCCGTTTGCAGCAAGTTATTGTAACCGCGTCATTTTCATTAAAGATGGCGAGCTTTACAACGAACTACACCGCGGACTATATCGCGAGAAATTTTATCAAGAAATTTTAGATGTTTTAGCATTATTAGGAGGAAGACGTGGATGA
- a CDS encoding FtsX-like permease family protein, giving the protein MTFWQFAFKNVSRNSKAYFAYFVSSAFSIMVFFSFTVYAYHPRLQIMNKLQEQDPLMNLAGMAQFVIVLFSFFFLLYSIGTFLNVRKQQFGVLTVLGISHKQLKRLLFTENMIIGILAIFAGIQGGLVFSNFFLLVTSKLTNAKGLYLYWPTEAIIVTTITFIILFFIVSTFTPMFIRTRKTTRLIKNNKKEKDEKRPSILVSLFALICLGLCYYIAGYPQGYITEKNAQNGSVYLIMLSILPLVIVGTYLFFSQTFLLFIFILKKRRKFYMKQINMLWISDLASRTRSNINVLFIVSMLSALAFTIITGLFAANNNTKASILERYPFPFTYTSKGENQLEQKHIATIETELTKANFQYNKYKSTVLKDTALKEDVVLMKMSDYNILAKQLKRPEITLDSTQVYIISRYSPELLNLVSNPFAKQNTITLGSNKKEFSIKGFINKGIEPSFLLPHLIVIQDTVIDNSIPHIETITLYNYFVENWENSITPTKNISRTISEDVRDFYEKHKEEDARAPFSLSTAAVDLNYSKGNSIATFFIWTFLGFIFFIGAASVLYFRMYNDLTIEKQKYITITKIGLTESEMFRSATIQLGILFFIPYIVAGIHTIFAIQFLQNMFAFSLLKELIIILTLFGIIEIIFFFLIRSLYINKLSQHIKI; this is encoded by the coding sequence ATGACATTTTGGCAATTCGCATTTAAAAATGTCTCGCGTAATTCGAAAGCATATTTCGCTTATTTTGTAAGTAGTGCGTTTTCTATCATGGTTTTCTTTTCATTTACTGTATACGCGTATCATCCACGCTTACAAATTATGAATAAATTGCAGGAACAAGATCCGCTCATGAACTTGGCTGGCATGGCACAGTTTGTTATCGTTTTGTTCTCGTTCTTCTTTCTCTTATATTCTATTGGGACATTTTTAAATGTACGGAAACAACAATTTGGCGTTTTAACTGTTCTCGGTATTTCACACAAACAATTAAAACGGCTTTTGTTTACTGAAAATATGATTATTGGAATACTAGCTATCTTTGCTGGTATTCAAGGCGGTCTTGTGTTCTCTAACTTTTTCTTACTCGTTACTTCTAAATTAACAAATGCAAAAGGCCTCTATTTATATTGGCCAACAGAAGCAATTATCGTTACTACAATAACTTTTATTATTTTATTTTTCATCGTTTCTACATTTACACCGATGTTCATTCGTACTCGGAAAACAACTCGATTAATTAAAAATAATAAAAAGGAAAAAGACGAAAAAAGGCCGTCCATACTCGTTTCATTGTTTGCCTTAATTTGTTTAGGGCTGTGCTATTATATCGCTGGTTATCCGCAAGGCTACATAACAGAAAAAAATGCACAAAATGGATCTGTATACCTTATCATGTTATCTATTTTACCGCTCGTAATAGTCGGAACATATTTATTCTTTTCACAGACGTTTCTCCTCTTTATCTTTATCTTAAAAAAGCGAAGAAAGTTTTATATGAAACAAATAAACATGTTATGGATTTCAGATTTAGCTAGCCGTACACGTAGTAATATTAATGTGCTCTTTATCGTTTCTATGTTGTCAGCACTTGCATTTACAATTATTACTGGGTTATTTGCTGCTAATAATAATACGAAAGCATCGATATTAGAACGATATCCTTTCCCCTTCACGTATACGTCCAAAGGTGAAAATCAATTGGAACAAAAGCACATTGCTACAATTGAAACGGAGCTTACAAAGGCTAATTTTCAATACAATAAATACAAATCTACAGTATTAAAAGATACAGCTTTAAAAGAGGACGTTGTTCTTATGAAAATGAGTGACTATAACATACTCGCCAAACAATTAAAGAGACCAGAAATAACTCTTGATTCTACACAAGTTTATATTATTTCTCGTTACTCGCCCGAACTCTTAAATCTTGTATCAAATCCATTTGCAAAGCAAAATACAATTACACTTGGATCAAATAAAAAGGAATTCTCTATTAAAGGATTTATTAATAAAGGGATAGAGCCTTCTTTTTTATTACCCCATTTAATTGTTATTCAAGATACTGTAATTGATAATTCGATTCCTCATATTGAAACAATAACGCTATATAATTATTTTGTGGAGAACTGGGAAAACTCAATTACTCCGACAAAAAACATTTCGCGGACTATAAGTGAAGATGTGCGTGATTTTTATGAAAAACATAAAGAAGAAGATGCTCGAGCCCCTTTTTCCCTTTCTACAGCCGCGGTGGATCTAAACTACAGTAAAGGCAATTCAATTGCCACTTTCTTTATTTGGACATTTCTCGGCTTTATTTTCTTTATCGGAGCAGCTAGTGTTTTATACTTCCGTATGTATAATGACTTAACGATTGAAAAACAAAAATACATTACGATTACCAAAATCGGTCTAACAGAATCGGAAATGTTTCGTTCTGCAACGATTCAATTAGGAATTTTATTTTTCATTCCTTATATCGTTGCTGGTATTCATACAATATTTGCGATTCAGTTTTTACAAAATATGTTTGCTTTCTCTTTATTAAAAGAATTAATCATTATACTTACATTGTTCGGGATTATCGAGATCATTTTCTTCTTCTTAATCCGTTCTCTGTACATTAATAAATTATCACAGCATATCAAAATATGA
- a CDS encoding YjcZ family sporulation protein codes for MSEKCEHRHDDCNRRNGCGGGFALLIVLFILLIIIGASCFGGGGGGCGYGGYGGYAGGYGGYCC; via the coding sequence ATGAGCGAAAAGTGTGAACACAGACATGATGATTGTAACCGCAGAAATGGGTGCGGCGGCGGTTTTGCGCTTCTAATCGTATTGTTTATTTTATTAATCATCATCGGTGCTAGCTGCTTCGGCGGAGGCGGAGGCGGTTGTGGCTATGGTGGTTACGGCGGTTACGCAGGCGGCTATGGTGGATATTGCTGCTAA
- the gntP gene encoding gluconate permease GntP, with product MDIYLLIVTLFAIAIVILGVSWWKWHAFISLTVASLFLAIMSGLNLTKIVTAYETGVGSVLGHLVGILALGTILGKMMSDSGAGMQVADFFIRFFGVKKLPWAMLFAGFVIGIPVFFEVGIVILLPLVISIRKTTKQNILLIALPVIAGLSIVHGLVPPHPGAMTAIGIYNANLGKVLLYSLIIALPTAIIAGPIFAKWVHKRVIPENEPELIRVTTVSTDLPSRKVSFFIILLPVVLMILSVVAPYISLPKKITEFFVFIGSPVIALLISCFAAFYLLGIRQGINKKVIKKLTDESLLPVGSIILIIGAGGGFKQILIESGVGTAIAQMAEHISLSPIVLAFMVAGLIRIATGSATVALTTAAGIVSPVIQHMSGVNLELLVIATGAGSLMFSHVNDAGFWLVKEYLGLTVKETFKTWTVLETLLSFIAFGFALLLNMFI from the coding sequence CAATCGCGATTGTTATTTTAGGGGTATCATGGTGGAAATGGCATGCATTTATTAGTTTAACAGTTGCTAGTTTATTTTTAGCCATCATGTCTGGACTGAATTTAACGAAGATAGTGACTGCCTATGAAACTGGTGTTGGTAGTGTACTAGGGCATTTAGTTGGTATTTTAGCTCTCGGAACAATTTTAGGGAAAATGATGTCCGATTCAGGGGCTGGCATGCAAGTGGCAGATTTCTTTATTCGATTTTTCGGTGTGAAGAAACTGCCATGGGCTATGTTATTTGCAGGATTTGTTATAGGGATTCCAGTATTTTTTGAAGTGGGAATTGTCATCTTATTACCTCTCGTTATTTCCATTCGAAAAACGACGAAGCAAAACATATTATTAATTGCGTTACCTGTTATCGCTGGATTATCTATCGTTCATGGGCTCGTGCCACCACATCCAGGGGCGATGACAGCAATCGGTATTTATAACGCGAACTTAGGAAAGGTACTTTTATATTCATTAATTATCGCGTTACCAACAGCTATTATCGCAGGACCGATATTTGCAAAGTGGGTACATAAAAGGGTTATACCTGAAAATGAACCAGAGCTTATCCGAGTTACGACTGTATCAACTGATTTACCGAGTCGTAAAGTTTCATTTTTTATTATTTTATTACCAGTTGTATTAATGATTTTATCAGTAGTTGCACCGTATATTTCATTACCGAAAAAGATAACTGAATTTTTCGTATTTATAGGAAGTCCAGTAATTGCTTTACTTATTTCATGTTTCGCAGCATTTTATTTACTTGGAATAAGACAAGGAATTAATAAAAAGGTCATCAAAAAATTAACGGACGAAAGTTTACTACCGGTCGGTTCCATTATTTTAATTATCGGTGCAGGCGGTGGATTTAAACAAATATTAATTGAAAGCGGCGTTGGAACGGCGATTGCACAAATGGCAGAACATATATCGTTATCACCAATTGTATTAGCTTTTATGGTAGCTGGATTAATTCGAATTGCAACAGGTTCAGCGACAGTAGCATTAACGACAGCAGCAGGAATTGTTTCACCAGTTATTCAGCATATGTCTGGTGTGAATTTAGAGTTACTCGTTATTGCAACCGGAGCAGGATCATTAATGTTTTCTCACGTAAATGATGCGGGGTTCTGGCTTGTAAAAGAGTATTTAGGATTAACGGTGAAGGAAACATTTAAGACATGGACGGTACTGGAGACATTATTATCATTTATCGCATTTGGTTTTGCACTTTTATTGAATATGTTTATTTAG